The Alosa sapidissima isolate fAloSap1 chromosome 5, fAloSap1.pri, whole genome shotgun sequence genome has a window encoding:
- the prob1 gene encoding uncharacterized protein prob1 — MTTHTDTNTNTEAGFGILPPQSNFNTILITPKGNQYNRDGAREISGTVPTEVPPKQGPCLAEVAGNNMAEGSRLYHRSQPMEEGLAGVGEGQDTVASCGVEQAGLSVRDRNRKASASCISTLTASARRSGIPPHCYSECILATAQQHQPHSPPELRRWQKQSGQVAWRSRVLPQKLAGSSRKDFSATQQSSGQSNMGTKGSETDSEVKTLSNLPAKTFSSPDAKYLDVYNLTCRSASQPYIESTFNGWTEDQLSFKLPMAFSLSNHNTSACSEASSVECIDVALETHEEVQRGSMKTVPKRQIQLKRKDVTESNANENHNEPQEAPPAPSRLRDIFQRQHSTPAAFHQESHGPEQRSVQAERKQRLQKSLSLDETSSRTKMASCLIKNVLSKKMQHEQGVRNTEVQESAFATVKVQTMNDHDNYQLPSTKGISTEPITKMSPRSSAPSQQMVPSHSPPLKAPTGSIKEHISVNAKTQQKPVTKHRFNPFHYGPGWAEFQDDSPEITSVMDSQKAEKASPRDEAARLACWSPGEKLSCDSAKGRAWNTSAALSRSTGSQACLKATPEECCVGKGNHKQQHVKNQLPTPKAWEKDIRKDKQSGNVEMPASPQKLPGLLSDLEISSDESNQALTPESTTGAGKEPLVERGDMKVPVQFGNVSTHDKLKGIAPVHVVRDVRSLVKNTYNLSFRGPGDALQGLEESFSVLKSATPLCKRTGDKGNMFGSGDKQLGKKAKASPPVQAEKTRDINSQHNSPRGGLNKRDTGFTKVSPNSLSAASSCLESSAMEGMNNSGSLSKLDAQSDNSKCKHTDQAERPPQALPEPYDKLLTDGEVSDHRQEPLDRGNGLSEEHLQPQTVPMHGFAAASQCYTSVLPQPQGTPACMLTAAITPHAQVLPTYYYNANPLSYPSMSPHVSFVQGPVILQTSAQPMSSTGPNPLVKHVSEDGQQPAMNCYTDTRQRQKGSPKQFGNVDTRGVNGEAKRPSPEAQPYLCGTQKLVPVLTSEGRRSSAGALYPEMMAGGQAAPPPRHLLMDPETGRCFYVDVPPQPQRKMLFDPETCQYVEVLLPQQSMPSAVMSPLPSAMPFSFPTVYTPNCLPYLQSHAQVLPHPGP, encoded by the coding sequence ATGACCACCCATACcgacaccaacaccaacaccgaGGCAGGATTCGGCATTCTGCCTCCTCAGTCCAATTTCAACACTATTTTGATCACACCCAAGGGAAATCAATACAACCGGGACGGGGCGAGGGAAATCAGTGGCACCGTGCCAACAGAGGTGCCCCCGAAACAGGGGCCATGTCTTGCAGAGGTGGCTGGCAACAATATGGCTGAGGGGAGCAGACTGTACCACCGAAGCCAGCCTATGGAGGAGGGCCTggctggggtgggggagggtcAGGACACGGTAGCCAGTTGCGGAGTGGAGCAGGCTGGACTGTCAGTCAGGGACAGAAATAGAAAAGCGTCTGCAAGCTGCATCTCGACACTCACAGCCAGTGCACGCAGGTCAGGAATCCCGCCGCACTGTTATTCTGAGTGTATCCTCGCAACCGCGCAGCAACACCAACCGCACAGTCCTCCTGAATTGCGGAGGTGGCAAAAGCAGAGCGGGCAAGTCGCCTGGAGGTCTAGAGTGCTCCCACAGAAACTCGCCGGCAGCTCTAGGAAAGACTTCAGCGCCACACAGCAGAGCAGTGGACAGAGCAACATGGGCACGAAGGGCAGCGAGACTGACAGTGAGGTCAAGACTCTCAGTAACCTGCCAGCGAAGACATTCTCCAGTCCCGATGCAAAGTACTTGGATGTTTACAACCTCACGTGCAGGTCTGCCTCTCAGCCTTACATAGAGAGCACTTTCAATGGCTGGACAGAAGACCAGCTTTCCTTCAAGCTGCCAATGGCTTTTTCGCTGAGCAATCACAACACATCTGCGTGTTCTGAGGCCAGCAGTGTCGAGTGCATTGATGTGGCCCTGGAAACTCACGAAGAGGTGCAGAGAGGCAGCATGAAGACAGTCCCCAAGAGACAGATTCAGCTTAAGAGGAAGGACGTGACAGAGTCGAACGCCAACGAAAACCACAACGAGCCCCAGGAGGCCCCTCCGGCACCCAGTCGTCTACGGGACATCTTCCAGCGTCAGCACAGCACGCCGGCAGCCTTTCATCAGGAGTCACATGGGCCCGAGCAGAGGTCAGTTCAGGCTGAACGCAAACAGAGGTTGCAGAAGTCGCTGTCGCTGGATGAGACTTCCAGCCGAACCAAAATGGCTTCCTGTCTGATAAAGAATGTCTTGTCGAAGAAGATGCAACATGAGCAGGGGGTCCGTAACACCGAGGTGCAGGAGAGTGCTTTTGCCACTGTCAAGGTACAAACCATGAATGACCATGATAATTATCAGCTGCCATCTACCAAGGGAATCTCCACCGAACCCATCACAAAAATGAGCCCAAGATCAAGTGCACCCTCACAGCAAATGGTGCCCTCACACAGCCCCCCACTGAAGGCTCCAACCGGCTCAATCAAAGAACACATCAGCGTCAACGCAAAAACCCAACAGAAACCTGTCACCAAGCACAGATTCAACCCCTTCCACTACGGACCCGGATGGGCCGAGTTTCAGGATGACAGCCCAGAAATAACCTCTGTTATGGACAGTCAGAAAGCAGAGAAGGCAAGCCCCAGAGACGAGGCAGCGCGGCTGGCTTGCTGGAGCCCGGGGGAGAAGCTATCCTGTGACTCAGCAAAGGGCAGAGCCTGGAACACGAGTGCAGCGCTAAGCAGGTCCACAGGCTCCCAGGCCTGCCTGAAAGCCACACCCGAGGAATGCTGCGTGGGGAAGGGGAACCATAAACAACAACACGTCAAGAACCAACTGCCAACACCCAAGGCATGGGAGAAAGATATTAGGAAAGACAAACAGTCTGGCAATGTAGAAATGCCGGCAAGCCCACAGAAGTTGCCTGGCCTTCTCTCAGATCTGGAGATAAGTTCAGATGAAAGTAATCAGGCTTTGACTCCTGAGAGCACGACAGGGGCTGGAAAGGAGCCGCTTGTAGAAAGAGGGGACATGAAGGTACCAGTGCAATTTGGCAATGTGAGTACACACGACAAATTAAAAGGAATTGCACCAGTTCATGTGGTCAGGGATGTGAGAAGTCTGGTGAAAAACACATATAACCTCTCCTTTCGAGGGCCTGGCGATGCACTGCAGGGACTTGAAGAAAGCTTCAGTGTTCTAAAATCGGCCACACCATTGTGCAAGAGAACAGGTGATAAAGGCAACATGTTCGGGTCTGGAGACAAACAGCTGGGGAAGAAAGCCAAGGCATCACCACCTGTGCAGGCGGAGAAGACGAGGGATATAAACTCTCAACACAACAGCCCCCGAGGAGGCCTGAATAAGCGTGACACGGGATTTACAAAGGTTAGTCCCAACAGTCTGTCCGCTGCCAGCAGCTGTCTCGAGTCCAGCGCCATGGAAGGAATGAACAACAGCGGTAGCTTGAGCAAACTTGACGCTCAGAGTGACAACTCAAAATGTAAACACACTGATCAGGCGGAGAGGCCTCCGCAAGCCTTACCGGAACCTTATGACAAGCTGCTGACTGATGGAGAGGTGTCAGACCACAGGCAAGAGCCACTTGATAGAGGGAATGGTCTTTCCGAAGAGCACTTACAGCCACAGACGGTGCCTATGCATGGCTTCGCAGCAGCATCGCAGTGTTATACATCTGTGCTACCCCAGCCCCAGGGCACTCCTGCTTGCATGCTCACCGCAGCCATCACCCCCCATGCCCAGGTCTTGCCCACGTACTACTACAATGCCAATCCTCTGAGCTACCCATCGATGTCCCCACATGTGAGCTTTGTGCAGGGTCCTGTGATACTCCAGACGTCAGCTCAGCCCATGTCATCCACTGGGCCCAATCCTCTGGTGAAGCATGTCTCAGAGGATGGCCAACAACCAGCCATGAATTGCTACACAGATACTCGTCAGAGACAGAAGGGTTCCCCCAAGCAGTTTGGAAATGTAGATACCCGGGGTGTCAATGGTGAGGCGAAAAGGCCCTCTCCCGAAGCTCAGCCTTACCTGTGCGGCACCCAGAAACTCGTCCCAGTACTGACGTCTGAGGGCCGACGCAGCAGCGCTGGTGCGCTCTACCCTGAGATGATGGCAGGGGGTCAGGCGGCTCCTCCACCTCGCCATCTCCTGATGGACCCTGAGACCGGGAGGTGCTTCTACGTGGACGTTCCCCCGCAGCCACAGCGCAAGATGCTGTTCGACCCCGAGACGTGCCAGTATGTGGAGGTGCTGCTGCCCCAGCAGTCAATGCCCAGCGCCGTCATGTCCCCGCTGCCCAGTGCTATGCCATTCTCCTTCCCGACCGTATACACCCCCAACTGTCTGCCCTACCTGCAGTCGCATGCACAGGTGCTGCCCCACCCAGGGCCCTGA
- the pwwp2a gene encoding PWWP domain-containing protein 2A — MAAVAAEPGAAAASTTAGEEVEFESESAGHEGKLNSDVTRGSEPVMDLCHQHRDVDAVQECSQFQMEIVRRPDIEAAGKTLSVQGDDEHGKIGCLSSEGDNTVDDYFVDYKLKDNVMTECLKEQCSPILESANEVNPHDSHACLLPSSISVSQPSVVFLHSLPAHPSVTETGLSLAEPAEPAIVGLNLESIDHFRELIKPSSEPDPVPESACDAPGSEFMPPEDALHECPQHVDHPQSLSVSESESNIGGISVDETFTSDFSAVPPEHSPQLHVVGDTVLSSPVPVDSCSPQQRFETGLCEVKSEPKTSLPIAETTGSPLDTVEHLIPGSEVRVSLDHIIDDALVVSFRLGEKIFSGVLMDLSKRFGPYGIPITLHPKREYKDKPESMQLKAVPSQPETEKGGSQDAADAPRKDPEEGRKVPEATPEPRTNPWTSKPPPLFQEGAPYPPPLFIRDTYNQSLPQPLPRKIKRPKRRLYREEPTSIMNAIKLRPRQVLCDKCKGAVATGDRRETRRGPASDCRADDAKRRRGDNAAASAAGKRPRNDHRPEEKVRGSDGPKRQAPGIRISASSSSLGSVKGGAGANKVVNRGVSSTAGNSSRAVHLNTKKVLQSKNIDHAKAQEVLKIAKAQRQRDRETASGGSGNTKAMTRAAALQEAHQKVHFTRRLQQISGGGGRGISTPLPPRMRIKPQRYRNEENDSSPCKPPCLEKVPGSGHVLLPKPGPPRCPSTRSSCSSSSSSSSTGEAVPAAVAAATAESLGPAKATDPEPRPLGPSQCQPPVLPLLESEPEPETATESGDSKVEPDESEGREERRETRGSKAGNLVVYVSLNPNQPDSSSTSMCSVDSADEIKSSNSECSSTETFDFPPPGALPSAAPAPGTSSAVTTAAATTSSAPKDEKRRGKSIKGTVYSKNVSKCVALDGRTICVGDIVWAKIYGFPWWPARILAIQVSRKDNGLLARQEARVAWFGSPTTSYLGLSQLAPFLESFQSRFDKKRKGLYRKAITEAAKAAKQLTPEVRALLTQFET, encoded by the exons ATGGCGGCCGTGGCTGCAGAGCCAGGAGCTGCTGCGGCATCAACAACAGCAGGGGAAGAGGTTGAGTTCGAATCGGAATCAGCTGGTCATGAGGGAAAACTGAATTCAGATGTAACTCGGGGCTCTGAGCCGGTAATGGATCTTTGTCACCAACACAGAGATGTGGATGCAGTTCAGGAATGCAGTCAGTTCCAAATGGAGATAGTGAGAAGGCCGGACATAGAAGCCGCGGGAAAAACCCTCTCTGTTCAGGGAGATGATGAGCACGGCAAAATTGGTTGTCTCAGTAGCGAAGGGGACAATACCGTGGATGATTATTTTGTGGACTACAAACTGAAAGACAATGTAATGACGGAGTGCTTGAAAGAACAGTGTTCCCCTATTTTGGAGTCTGCAAACGAGGTCAATCCTCACGACTCTCACGCCTGCCTTTTGCCTAGCTCCATCTCCGTCTCTCAGCCATCAGTGGTCTTTTTGCATTCTCTCCCAGCTCATCCCTCTGTAACAGAAACCGGACTATCCCTTGCTGAACCGGCCGAACCAGCAATCGTGGGACTCAACCTAGAATCCATCGATCATTTTAGAGAACTGATAAAGCCCTCTTCTGAACCGGACCCAGTGCCCGAATCCGCATGTGATGCTCCTGGTTCAGAATTCATGCCCCCTGAGGATGCTCTTCACGAATGCCCGCAACATGTCGACCATCCACAGTCTTTGTCAGTTTCAGAGAGTGAGTCAAATATCGGAGGAATATCCGTGGACGAAACCTTCACGAGTGACTTTTCCGCCGTTCCTCCAGAGCACTCACCCCAACTTCACGTCGTAGGGGACACGGTCCTGTCATCCCCAGTGCCAGTGGACTCGTGCTCACCCCAACAGAGGTTCGAGACTGGTCTCTGTGAAGTGAAGTCTGAACCCAAAACATCTTTGCCCATAGCAGAAACAACAGGGTCACCGCTCGACACAGTCGAGCACCTAATACCTGGATCTGAGGTTCGAGTATCTTTGGATCACATCATCGATGACGCATTGGTTGTGTCGTTTCGCTTAGGCGAAAAGATATTTTCCGGCGTGCTCATGGACCTCTCCAAGAG GTTTGGACCCTATGGAATTCCAATTACATTACATCCGAAGAGAGAATATAAGGATAAACCAGAATCTATGCAACTAAAAGCAGTACCCTCTCAACCGGAAACCGAGAAAGGAGGTAGTCAGGATGCTGCCGACGCCCCCCGGAAAGACCCCGAAGAGGGTCGCAAAGTCCCCGAAGCCACCCCTGAGCCTAGGACGAACCCATGGACCTCAAAACCGCCCCCCTTGTTTCAGGAGGGGGCTCCTTACCCACCACCATTGTTCATCAGGGACACGTACAACCAGTCATTACCTCAGCCTCTACCCCGCAAGATCAAGCGGCCGAAGCGCAGGCTGTACCGAGAAGAGCCCACGTCCATCATGAACGCCATCAAGCTGAGACCGCGGCAAGTGCTGTGCGACAAGTGCAAGGGCGCCGTGGCGACAGGAGACAGACGGGAGACGCGGCGAGGCCCAGCATCTGACTGCCGGGCAGACGATGCCAAACGGCGACGTGGGGACAATGCTGCAGCATCAGCTGCCGGCAAACGGCCCCGGAACGACCACCGGCCTGAGGAGAAGGTCCGTGGTTCGGACGGGCCCAAACGGCAGGCTCCAGGCATCCGGATCtccgcctcctcttcctctctcggcTCGGTGAAGGGAGGGGCAGGTGCGAACAAGGTGGTGAACAGGGGGGTGTCAAGCACGGCAGGCAACAGTTCCAGAGCTGTCcatctcaacaccaagaagGTCCTGCAGAGCAAGAACATCGACCATGCCAAGGCCCAGGAGGTGCTCAAGATCGCCAAGGCGCAGCGACAACGGGACCGGGAGACGGCGTCCGGCGGCAGCGGCAACACCAAGGCCATGACGAGGGCGGCCGCGCTGCAGGAGGCTCACCAGAAGGTGCATTTCACCCGGCGTCTGCAGCAGATCAGCGGGGGCGGCGGCCGCGGCATCTCCACCCCACTGCCGCCGCGGATGCGCATCAAGCCCCAAAGGTACCGTAACGAAGAGAATGACTCTTCCCCTTGTAAGCCGCCTTGCCTTGAGAAAGTGCCGGGGAGCGGCCACGTGTTGCTGCCCAAGCCCGGCCCGCCCCGCTGCCCCTCTACgcgctcctcctgctcctcctcctcctcctccagctccactgGGGAGGCCGtccctgctgctgttgctgccgcTACTGCTGAAAGCCTGGGTCCCGCCAAAGCGACCGACCCCGAGCCCAGACCGCTGGGCCCTTCCCAATGCCAGCCCCCCGTCCTCCCTCTGCTGGAGTCCGAGCCGGAGCCCGAGACGGCCACGGAGAGCGGGGACTCCAAGGTGGAGCCAGACGAGTCGGAGGGGCGGGAGGAGAGGCGGGAGACGCGCGGGAGCAAGGCCGGCAACCTCGTGGTTTACGTGTCCCTAAACCCCAACCAGCCCGACTCCTCTAGTACCTCCATGTGCAGTGTCGATAGCGCAGATGAGATAAAGTCCTCGAACTCCGAGTGTAGCTCGACCGAGACCTTTGACTTTCCCCCGCCCGGTGCTTTGCCCTCGGCGGCCCCGGCCCCCGGCACGTCCTCTGCAGTCACCACTGCCGCTGCCACTACCTCGTCTGCCCCTAAGGACGAGAAAAGGCGTGGTAAATCGATCAAAGGCACAGTCTATTCCAAAAACGTCTCAAAGTGCGTTGCCTTGGATGGCAGGACCATTTGCGTAGGGGACATTGTCTGGGCCAAAATCTATGGCTTCCCCTGGTGGCCAGCCCGCATCTTAGCGATTCAAGTGAGCCGCAAAGATAACGGGCTCTTAGCCAGGCAGGAGGCTCGTGTGGCCTGGTTCGGTTCACCGACCACCTCCTACCTGGGCCTTTCGCAGCTCGCTCCCTTTCTAGAAAGCTTCCAGTCCCGCTTCGACAAGAAGAGAAAGGGCTTGTACCGTAAAGCCATCACAGAGGCAGCCAAGGCTGCCAAGCAGCTCACACCTGAGGTTCGCGCCCTCCTTACGCAGTTTGAGACGTGA
- the fabp6 gene encoding gastrotropin: protein MAFSGKYETESQEGYEAFCKLLGIPDDIIEKGRDYKLVTEVVQNGNDFTWTQHYPNNHQVSNKFVIGKECDMETIGGKKFKATVTMDGGKLHTQFPNYTHSTEISGGKLIEISTATTASGPVVLKRVSKKL from the exons ATGGCCTTTTCCGGCAAGTATGAGACTGAGTCCCAGGAGGGATACGAGGCCTTCTGCAAGCTTTTGG GTATTCCCGATGACATCATTGAGAAAGGTCGGGATTACAAACTGGTGACTGAGGTGGTGCAGAACGGTAATGACTTCACCTGGACTCAACACTACCCTAACAACCACCAGGTCTCCAACAAGTTTGTCATCGGCAAGGAGTGTGACATGGAAACTATTGGTGGAAAGAAGTTCAAG GCCACAGTTACCATGGATGGGGGCAAACTTCATACGCAGTTTCCCAACTACACTCACTCAACTGAGATCAGTGGTGGAAAGCTGATTGAG ATATCAACAGCCACAACAGCCTCAGGCCCTGTTGTACTGAAGAGAGTCAGCAAGAAGCTTTAA